The following proteins are encoded in a genomic region of Candidatus Rokuibacteriota bacterium:
- a CDS encoding HNH endonuclease — protein sequence SVPEDGPHVPAEMPRRLACDASRVVMRHAPDGRLVEIGARTRTIPPALRRALDHRDGGCRFPGCGLPFGQGHHLRHWAQGGPTTLSNLALLCRRHHRAVHEEGYQVERQPDGALRFRRPDGRPLPEVPPPAAVPADPVRALRARHEAQGLRLHARTACPGWLGERVDVGWAIDVLHPLATGAVGSHHPPWE from the coding sequence AGTCGGTCCCCGAGGACGGCCCGCACGTTCCCGCGGAAATGCCGCGGCGCCTGGCGTGCGACGCGAGCCGGGTGGTGATGCGGCACGCCCCGGACGGGCGCCTCGTGGAGATCGGAGCGCGGACGCGGACCATTCCGCCGGCGTTGCGGCGAGCGCTCGACCACCGGGACGGGGGCTGCCGCTTCCCGGGCTGCGGGCTGCCGTTCGGCCAGGGGCATCACCTGCGCCACTGGGCGCAAGGTGGCCCGACCACGCTCTCGAACCTCGCGCTTCTCTGTCGCCGGCACCACCGCGCGGTCCACGAGGAGGGCTATCAGGTCGAGCGGCAGCCCGACGGCGCGCTCCGCTTCAGGCGGCCGGACGGGCGGCCGCTGCCGGAGGTTCCGCCCCCGGCCGCGGTGCCCGCCGATCCGGTGCGGGCGCTCCGGGCGCGGCACGAGGCGCAGGGGCTCCGCCTTCACGCGCGGACGGCCTGCCCGGGCTGGCTCGGGGAGCGTGTGGACGTGGGCTGGGCGATCGACGTCTTGCATCCTCTGGCCACGGGGGCCGTGGGATCACATCACCCACCGTGGGAATGA
- a CDS encoding DUF4258 domain-containing protein, which yields MPRGRRWPADPARVKYPAVRDILDAVRRAARAKILFLPHAIRQMARPAIMISASEVEHVVAEGEVIEDHPEDVRGPSCLMLGSGGGRPIHVVCAPKNEYSAVITAYVPDPSQWSPDFRRRVP from the coding sequence ATGCCACGAGGTCGGCGTTGGCCGGCCGACCCCGCCAGGGTAAAATACCCCGCAGTGAGGGACATCCTCGATGCGGTCAGGCGAGCCGCCCGCGCCAAGATCCTCTTCTTGCCGCATGCGATCAGGCAGATGGCTCGGCCAGCCATCATGATCTCAGCGAGTGAGGTCGAGCACGTCGTCGCCGAGGGCGAGGTCATTGAGGACCACCCGGAAGACGTCCGCGGGCCGAGTTGCCTGATGCTGGGTTCTGGGGGGGGCCGGCCGATCCACGTGGTCTGCGCCCCCAAGAACGAGTACTCGGCCGTCATCACAGCGTACGTACCGGACCCGTCGCAGTGGTCGCCGGACTTCCGGCGGAGGGTACCATAG